From a region of the Coffea arabica cultivar ET-39 chromosome 3e, Coffea Arabica ET-39 HiFi, whole genome shotgun sequence genome:
- the LOC113737433 gene encoding uncharacterized protein: MGPYKVIQRVGNVAYKLELLLSLSRIHDVFHVSILKKYHPDLSHVLRPKEVEIDENLSYEKKPVKLLDRKVKELRRKQIPLVKVLWRNHGIEEAIWEVEEETYPELFLNQGLNFS, translated from the coding sequence ATGGGACCCTATAAGGTTATCCAGCGCGTAGGAAATGTGGCTTACAAATTGGAATTACTTTTGAGTTTGTCCAGGATTCATGATGTCTTCCATGTCTCCatacttaagaaatatcatcctgATCTGTCCCATGTATTACGACCAAAAGAAGTGGAGATTGATGAGAATTTGTCATATGAGAAAAAGCCGGTAAAGCTTTTAgatcgaaaagtgaaggaattaAGGCGCAAGCAAATTCCGTTAgtgaaggttttatggagaaatcatggaattGAGGAAGCGATTTGGGAAGTAGAAGAGGAGACCTATCCAGAGTTGTTTCTgaatcaag